In a single window of the Candidatus Zixiibacteriota bacterium genome:
- a CDS encoding AI-2E family transporter: LILSGSVVKGIIIIALGTVVVSQIDNFVRPMLFRNKTKMHTLLLFFSIMGGIVVFGLVGVVLGPLVTAIFLTLLKIFELKIRPEEAMDSVSSAE, from the coding sequence CTGATTTTGAGCGGGTCGGTTGTGAAGGGGATTATTATTATCGCGCTGGGGACAGTTGTAGTGAGCCAGATAGATAATTTTGTACGGCCGATGCTGTTCCGGAACAAAACCAAAATGCACACGCTGCTTCTTTTTTTCTCGATAATGGGGGGAATCGTAGTTTTCGGTCTGGTTGGGGTGGTCCTCGGTCCGCTGGTGACGGCGATTTTTTTGACGCTGCTCAAGATTTTTGAGTTGAAGATTCGTCCCGAAGAGGCGATGGATTCGGTGTCAAGCGCGGAATGA